In Rahnella sikkimica, the following are encoded in one genomic region:
- the lepA gene encoding translation elongation factor 4, which yields MKHIRNFSIIAHIDHGKSTLSDRIIQICGGLSDREMEAQVLDSMDLERERGITIKAQSVTLDYKAKDGQIYHLNFIDTPGHVDFSYEVSRSLAACEGALLVVDAGQGVEAQTLANCYTAMEMNLEVVPVLNKIDLPAADPDRAAQEIEDIVGIDATDAVRCSAKTGVGVPEVLERLVRDVPPPVGDPEAPLQALIIDSWFDNYLGVVSLVRIKNGTMRKGDKIKVMSTGQVYNADRLGIFTPKRVDKDILNCGEVGWLVCAIKDILGAPVGDTLTLARNPADKVLPGFKKVKPQVYAGLFPVSSDDYENFRDALGKLSLNDASLFYEPESSTALGFGFRIGFLGLLHMEIIQERLEREYDLDLITTAPTVVYEVLTTGNETVYVDSPSKLPALNNILELREPIAECHMLMPQEYLGSVITLCIEKRGMQTNMVYHGNQVALTYEIPMAEVVLDFFDRLKSTSRGYASLDYNFKRFQTSDMVRVDVLINGDRVDALALITHRGNSQFRGRQLVEKMQELIPRQQFDIAIQAAIGAHIIARSTVKQLRKNVLAKCYGGDVSRKKKLLQKQKDGKKRMKQVGNVELPQEAFLAILHVGKDSK from the coding sequence ATGAAGCATATACGAAATTTCTCCATTATTGCCCACATTGACCACGGTAAGTCGACGCTGTCAGACCGTATTATTCAAATTTGCGGTGGCTTGTCCGATCGTGAAATGGAAGCTCAGGTTCTCGATTCAATGGATCTTGAACGTGAACGCGGCATCACCATCAAAGCGCAAAGCGTCACCCTCGATTACAAAGCGAAAGATGGTCAGATTTATCATCTGAACTTTATCGACACCCCCGGACACGTCGACTTCTCTTATGAAGTTTCCCGTTCTCTGGCCGCCTGTGAAGGTGCGTTGCTGGTGGTCGATGCCGGGCAGGGCGTAGAAGCGCAGACGCTGGCAAACTGCTACACCGCGATGGAAATGAATCTGGAAGTTGTTCCGGTTCTGAACAAAATCGACTTGCCGGCAGCGGATCCTGATCGCGCAGCGCAGGAAATCGAAGATATCGTGGGCATCGACGCGACCGACGCGGTACGTTGCTCGGCGAAAACCGGTGTGGGCGTGCCAGAAGTTTTGGAACGTCTGGTGCGTGATGTTCCACCGCCGGTAGGTGATCCGGAAGCCCCTCTGCAGGCACTGATCATCGACTCCTGGTTCGATAACTACCTTGGCGTGGTTTCTCTGGTGCGTATCAAAAACGGCACCATGAGAAAAGGCGATAAAATTAAAGTGATGAGTACCGGACAGGTGTATAACGCCGATCGTCTGGGTATTTTCACGCCTAAACGTGTTGATAAAGATATTCTGAACTGCGGCGAAGTCGGCTGGCTGGTTTGTGCGATTAAAGACATTCTCGGCGCACCCGTTGGCGATACCTTAACGCTTGCCCGCAATCCTGCTGATAAAGTCCTGCCTGGTTTTAAAAAAGTGAAACCACAGGTCTATGCAGGTCTGTTCCCGGTCAGCTCCGATGATTACGAGAACTTCCGTGACGCGTTGGGCAAACTTAGCCTCAACGATGCCTCCCTGTTCTATGAACCAGAAAGTTCAACGGCGCTGGGCTTTGGATTCCGTATCGGCTTCCTGGGTCTGCTGCACATGGAAATCATTCAGGAACGTCTGGAGCGTGAATACGATCTGGATCTGATCACCACCGCGCCGACGGTTGTGTATGAAGTCCTGACGACCGGCAACGAAACCGTTTATGTCGACAGCCCGTCGAAATTGCCTGCGCTGAACAACATTCTCGAGTTACGCGAACCTATCGCCGAATGTCATATGCTGATGCCACAGGAATATCTGGGCAGCGTGATCACGTTATGTATTGAGAAACGTGGCATGCAGACCAACATGGTTTATCACGGCAATCAGGTTGCATTGACTTACGAAATTCCAATGGCGGAAGTTGTGCTCGATTTCTTCGACCGTCTGAAGTCCACTTCTCGCGGCTATGCGTCTCTTGATTACAATTTCAAACGTTTCCAGACTTCTGACATGGTGCGTGTTGATGTTCTAATCAACGGCGACCGCGTGGATGCGTTGGCGCTGATCACTCACCGTGGCAACTCTCAATTCCGTGGGCGTCAGTTGGTAGAGAAGATGCAGGAATTAATCCCGCGTCAGCAGTTCGACATTGCCATCCAGGCGGCGATTGGTGCTCATATCATTGCCCGCTCGACGGTTAAGCAATTACGTAAAAACGTTCTCGCCAAATGTTATGGCGGTGACGTCAGCCGTAAGAAAAAACTGTTACAGAAACAGAAAGATGGTAAGAAACGCATGAAGCAAGTGGGTAACGTAGAGTTACCACAGGAAGCGTTCCTGGCTATTCTTCACGTAGGCAAAGACAGTAAATAA
- the rseC gene encoding SoxR-reducing system protein RseC translates to MMKEWATVISWQNGIATLRCETQAGCSSCHSRSGCGARVLNELGPQTEHNLQVSINERLEPGQKVELGIPEGSLMRSAFLVYMTPLFGVIAGGGLLQALLKEDMYAVIGAVLGGGLGFLIAKTLAAKVDGKAGYQPVVLQVGLPPNAFRYSTDSELPS, encoded by the coding sequence ATGATGAAAGAATGGGCCACTGTTATCTCGTGGCAAAATGGTATTGCGACACTGCGCTGCGAAACGCAGGCAGGATGCAGTAGCTGCCATTCACGTTCAGGATGTGGCGCCCGCGTATTGAACGAATTAGGGCCACAGACCGAGCATAATCTTCAGGTTAGCATCAATGAGCGCCTGGAGCCGGGTCAGAAAGTCGAACTGGGTATTCCTGAAGGAAGCCTTATGCGTTCGGCATTTTTGGTTTACATGACACCGTTGTTTGGTGTGATTGCCGGAGGCGGATTATTGCAGGCTCTGCTGAAGGAAGATATGTACGCGGTTATTGGCGCTGTGTTGGGCGGGGGACTGGGCTTCCTGATTGCGAAAACACTGGCAGCGAAAGTCGATGGCAAAGCGGGTTATCAGCCAGTGGTATTACAGGTCGGATTACCGCCGAATGCTTTTCGCTATTCCACTGACAGCGAATTACCTTCGTAA